Sequence from the Candidatus Rokuibacteriota bacterium genome:
ACGGTCCACGTCACCACTGCGGTCTCGGGGCAGCTCGTTGCCATGGGCCAGGTGAGCTATCGTCTCCTGGAGCCCTGGCCGGAGGGATCGAGTTCCTCGGGCAACGCGTGACCGACCTACGCCACCTCTGAGAAAACGTCGCTCAGCGCCCCGAGGGCGTTGAGCGCGCGCGGAAAGCCGCCGTAGGGCGCCGTCTGGATGACGGCTTCGATGACTTCCTGGCGGCTGAGCCCAACGCTCAGGGCCGATTGGCCGAACTTCTTGACCAGGCTCTCGAGGCCCAGGACCGTGAAGGACGCCACGGCGCACAACATGCGCTGGCGCCGCTCGAGCCCCGGCCGGAACCAGAGTTCACCGTAGCCGTACTGGATCGCCATCGGGTAGAGCGCCCCGGTGACTGCGTTGCCGGGAGCGGCGTAGCCCTGGCTGCCGCGCTCGCCGTGCAGCTCCTGGAGCAGGGCGCGCCCGCGCGCATCCAGCGTCTCCAGCGTGTCGGTCCGCGGGGGCTCGTCGGGAACGACGATGCCCCGGTCGGCGAACACCTCGTGGGCGACCGCGACGGCGGTTTCCGTGGTCGGGAAGCCGCCGTAGAGGCCGCATTGCACGAACACCTCCAGGATCGCGCGCGGCGCTAGCTCCGCGTCAACCGCCGCGGCGACATACTGGCGGAGCTGCGGCACGCGCTGCAGCAGACTCAGGGCAGCGAGGGTGCAGATCATGCGGTCGGCGAGGGCGAGTCCGGGTCGCGCCCAGATGCCTCCAAACACCGCCTCCGTCATCATCTGCCGGAAGCCTGGAGTCGATTCGCCGGCGGCGATCTCGGCCGGCGGGCGGCGGTCGCCATGCAGGCGGGCGCGCATCGTCTCGCCCTGTTGCCTCAGCGTCTCACGTGTCGTCATGCGTTCGTCTCCCTGCGATTACGGTTGCGAGGCGTAGGCCGCGCGGAATGCCGATGCGATCGCCTGTTGGCTTCTCCCGGCACGGGCAGCGTCGCCGATCACGACGACTTGCTGTCCCGGGTTGGCAGGCGCGCGATGCGTATCTCCGGTCGCTGATCGAGCGCTGTAATAGAACCAGTTGCGCACACGGACCGATGAGAATAACCAGCGCACGATCGTCGATTTCCCCAGGCCTGCATCGAGCAGCCATCGCACGATTGGGCCAAGTCCGTAGCGATAATCGGCGCCCGTAGCGATGACTACACGCTGGAAGTCGCGCAGAGCCTGCGGGGTTTTCAAGACATCGATCCCGTACTTGAACGTCACGCCTTTCTGCCTGCACGCCCGCTCCAGCTCGGCGATATAGGTATTCAACGATCCCTCATCGGCCTCCACTTCCTGAAACTTCGGCGCCTTGCCGGCGTAGCGAAATGCGCCTCCCGGAACCGATTCACGTTCGTACACGGTGACCTGATTGCCGTCGGCAACCAGCGACGCATACGAAAGCCCCGCCGGGCCGGCGCCAATCACGCATATGCGCTCGCCTGTGGGCAGGCGCGCTTCGGAAAATTCCAGCTCGCGCGCGGCCGTCGGATTGACCAGGCAGGAGAGTTGATCGCCGCCGCGCATCTCGTCGACACACGTGTTGCACGCGAGACAGCGCCTGACCGGCTCGTTGCGTTCAACCTTGTTCACCCAGTCCGGGTCGGCCAGCAGGCTGCGCCCCAGCGCGACGAAATCGGTCTTGCCGGAATCGACGGCGGCGATCGCAACCAGCGGGTTGCCCAGCCGCCCGACCGCGATCACCGGTACGGCGACTTCGGCTTTTACGCTAGCCGCATAATCGAGGAAGATGCCTTCCGGGGAAGTCATCGGCGGGGTCATCATGTGCGCGGAGGGCAGCGACCGGTAGTGCCCCGCGGTGACGTGGATCGCATCGGCGCCCGTGGCGGCCGCCCATTTCGCGACCTGCAGCCCTTCCGGAAACGTGAGCCCGGTCGGGGAAAAATCGTCGACGTTCAAGCGGAAGATGACAGGGAACTCCGGCAAGTCGGCTTTGATCCGTTGAAGGATGTCGAGGCTGATGCGCGCGCGGTTTTCGAGCGAGCCGCCGTACTCGTCGCTGCGCCGGTTTTCCTCCGGGCACAGGAATTGCGACAGCAGATAGCCGTGCGCCACGTGCAGTTCGACGCAATCGAAGCCGGCCGCACGTGCGCGCTTTGCCGCATCGATGAATGATCGCACTGTTTGAGCGATCCGCTCCCGCGTCATCTCGACGGGAATGATGGTCTTGCCGGTGACTTCGAAGACAAAATGCGGAATAGCCGATGGCGCGATCGGCGGTTCGCCGCAGATGTCTGCGCGCGTGTGGCCGCCGGCATGGCCGAGTTGTATCGACGCTTTCGCCCCGGCGGCGTGGATGGCATCGGTGAGGCGCTGCAATCCCGGCAGGAAGCGATCGTCGTAAATGCCGAGTTCCCTGGCGCGGTGCCGGCCGGCGCGCTCGGGCGAAGCCATTTCCACCGTAACCAGCCCGACACCACCGGCTGCGCGCGCGCGGAAATACGCGACGCTGGCGGCGGTGACGTAGCCATCGGCGTCCGCCAGGCGCGTGGTCATCGGCGGCATCACCACGCGATTGCGTATCTCGATGCCACCGATGCGTTTTGGGGTGAACAGGATACTCATGTTGCGCACGGCACGAGCCGGCTGCGATGGCGTGCGATCAATGCCGGGTCGACATGCGGCGGGCGAACCACGCACGCGGCACGATGGCAGGCTTCACGCGGCCTTGATGCCCACGTCGCGCGCGAGCTGGCGGCCGATGAGGTGGCCGATGATGTCGTTCGGGCTGGCACCCGGCGGAAACGGCACCACCAGGCGTATCGGGCGGGAAGGAAAGGCGCCACCGTCGGCGGATTGGGCCGCTGCCGGCGCCGGCAGCGCGAACAGCGGCAACAGGACCCATACGCGCCAAGAGCCTCCGGATACGCATCTCATCCCCGCCTCTCTTTTCCCGATCATTCGATCTTGGCGCCCGAGCGTTTCACCACATCCGCCCACTTCGCCGTTTCCGTCCTCACGCGTTCGGCGAATTGCTCCGGCGTGCCGCCAACCAGTTCGTAGCCGAATGAAGTATATTCTTCCTTAACAGCCCGTGGTGAAAGTCGGTGAGAGATCCATCGCCAGAAGTGTGGGTGGGAACGTACACTGGGGTCTATGGCAATGGGCAAACGCACGAGCGAGCAAACCCCGGTGTGGATTCCGACCACCGGCCTGCCGGTCTCGCCGGGTCATCCGTTCTCCACGCGGCTGAACGCCATCCTCGACGCGGCCGGCTTTGACCGGTTTGCCGAGGCGCAGTGTCAGGCGTTCTACGCGCCGGTGAGGGGGCGGCCCAGTCTGCCGCCGGGCCGGTACTTCCGGTTGCTGTTGCTCGGCTACTTCGAAGGGCTCGACTCGGAGCGCGGCATGGCCTGGCGCGCGGCGGATTCGCTGGCGGTGCGTAGCTTCGTGGGGCTCGGCCTCGACACCGCGGCCCCGGATCATTCCACGATCTCGCGCACGCGGCGGCTGATCGACGTGGAGACGCACCGAGCCGTGTTCACGTGGGTGCAGGAGCGCTTGGTCGCGGCCGGCCTGCTCAAGGGCCGGACGGTGGCGATCGACGCGACGACGCTGGAGGCCAACGCGGCGATGCGCAGCATCGGGCGGCGCGACACCGGCGAGAGCTACCAGGATTTCCTGACCCGGCTCGCCGCGGCGTCGGGCATCAAGACGCCCACCCGCGAGGCCTTGGCGCGCCTCGACCGGCGACGGAAGAAGCGGACCTCGAATACGGAGTGGCAGAGTCCCTCGGATCCGGACGCAAAGATCACGAAGATGAAGGATGGGCGGACGCACCTGGCCCACAAGGCGGAGCACGCCGTCGATCTGGACACCGGGGCGCTGGTCGCCGTCACGCTGCAGGGCGCTGACGTAGGGGACACCACGAGTCTGATCGAGACCGCGATCATGGCGGCGGAACAGGTGGAAGCGGCAGCGGCCCCGACGGCGCTGGCGGAGCTCGTCGCCGATCGGGGCTATCACAGTAATCAGACCCTGGTCGATCTGGGCGAGGTGGGGGTGCGCAGCTACATCGCCGAGCCCGATCGCGGACGTCGGTCCTGGACGAAGGTTCCTGAGGCCCAGGCCCCGGTCTATGGCAATCGACGGCGCCTCGGCGGCGCCCGCGGCCGACGGCTGATGCGCCGGCGCGGTGAGTACGTCGAGCGCTCGTTCGCGCATCTCTATGACACCGGCGGCATGCGGCGGACACACTTGCGTGGTCACGAGAACATCCTCAAACGGCTCCTCGTCCACGCCGGCGCGTTCAACCTCGGTCTGCTGATGCGGAAGGCGTTCGGCCGGGGCACGCCGCGCGGGCTGCAAGGACGGCAGTTCGACGCCGGCGCGCTTGAAATCACGCTCGGCACGCTCCTCGACGGCCTCTGGACGCTCCGGACACGTTTCCGGCGCCTCCTACAACCCTTACCGCCCGCCCTGCCCACCTACTGGACCGTCGTGCCCGCGTGCTGAGTTCCGCCACTTCCACCACGGGCTGCTAAGCGCCGGCGAGAGCGTAGATAACATAAAACCCGTTCTCAGTCATTGCCCGCCTTGCCCGAGGGTCTTCCCCCGGGGTCTGCTTGTCACAGCGGCTGTAGATCCGGTGTTCTCGCGAACCTGCTCCAGGGACGATTGACGTACGTAGATAACGGCGAGCTTGGCCAGATGCTCCGCGCGGATTTGCGGCGGTCGCTCAGTCGTCGAGGTCATGTCCTATGGCTCCCCGACGTTTCTTGATTGGCGATCGGGCGCCGGCGATCCCGAATTACACGGATCGCCCACAGAGCGAGCATCAGGTGGGCATTCTGTTCCGCGGACAGTACCAGTCGTCCTACAGGAATCAGCGGACTGCACGGCGGCTGGTTCTGATGTGCCACCTTGTCGTGTGTGTTCATGAAGGCTTCTGAGGACGTCGAGAATTTGGACCAGGGAGAGGGCAGTCAGCCGCGACCATGAGGGTGCCGCAACCTGTCTGATGTCTTTCTGCCGCCTGGGCGGCGCTAATGACTCTCGCGGATTTGACTCACGCCAGAAGGCCAGTAAGTCCGCCGAGTTGGGTATGAGCGTAGTCCGCGAGGCTCATTAGATGCATTACTCATTAGATGCATTACTTAGATGCACTACGTAATTAGGTTGATTGATCCATTGGAGTTAGCGACCCGGGGCAGTAGTATTTGCGGCGGTTTAGCTCGCTTGGCTCAACCGGACGCGATTTCCGGAACGGAGGATGAGTCACGGAGGATGAGTCGATGAGTCCCAGATACAAGCTCGGAACAGCTGTCGTGGTGCTCGCGGCGTTCGCGACCGTCGTCTGCGAGCACAGGGTGGCCCAAACGGCGCCGCTCAAGACCGTGCGGATGGGCATCGGTGTCGATATGAGCTACGCCAGCTACGTTGTCCTCGCTCAGAAGCGGTTCGGAGAGAAGTACGGACTCAAGGTCGAGTACCGCCAGTTCGACACCGGCGTTGGTGGCGTACTGGAAACTCCCACGTCTGGTTGAAGTCATCCGGCAAGGAGAGCGTCCATGAAACGAGCGGCCATTCCGTTCCGCGGCATCATCCCGCCCATGGTGACCCCGTTCCGCGCCGACGAGGAGCTGGACGAGGAGGGGTTCCGGCGCGAGGTCGCGTTCCACCTCGGGGCCGGCGTCCACGGCCTGAGCATCGGCGGCAGCACGGGTGAAGGCGCGATGATGCGGGACGATGAGCTCAAGCGCGCGTGGACCGTCGCGAAGCAGGAGATCAAGGGGCGCGTCCCCCTGATCGCCGGCATCATCCGCGACTCGACGCGCGACGCGGTGGCGTGCGGCCTGGTCGCGCGGGAGGTCGGGGTCGACGCCCTCATGGTCACGCCGGTCCACTACTTCAAGCCGACCGACGATGGAATGTACGAGTTCTACGCCACGCTCGCCCGCCGCACAGGGCTGCCGATCATCATCTACAACGTGGTGCCGATCAACCCGGTGTCGCCCGAGCTGCTCTGCCGGCTGGTGGAGATCGAGGAAGTCGCCGGCATCAAGCAGAGCGGCGGCGACATCCACGCGCTCGCGGAGATGGTGCGCCTCGTCGGCCAGGAAGCGGTGGTGATGAGCGCCATCGACGACCTGCTGCTCGCGAGCTTCGTGATCGGTGCCCACGGCGCGCTGGCGGGAACGTGTGCGCTCCTCCCCCGCCACTGCGTCGAGCTGTACGACGCGGTCGCGAAGGGTGACCTGGACGGGGCGCGGCGGCTGCACGAGCTGATGCTGCCACTGGTGCGCGAGACGATCTTCGGCGTGCGCAACTACCCTGCTGGCGTCAAGGAGGCCATCAACATGATGGGCCGCCCCGTCGGCCGCACCCGCAGCCCGCTGACGGCGCCGACGGCGCCCGAGAAGGAGCGCCTGCGGGTGATCCTGAAGGCCGCAAACCTCGTCTGATCCCGTGCGAAGGCCGGATCACGGCGGTTCCCGAACGAACGCTCGGACCGAATTGGGGGGGGCTCGACGCATGAGAAGAGATCGAGGGGCGAGGCGGTGGTCGATCGCGGCCGTGCTCCTGGCCGCCATCGCGCTGGTCGCGGCGGCCGCGACGTCGCCGTCGGCGCAGGAGCAGAAGAAGCTCGCGGTAGGCGTCGTCGCGAACACGAGCGACTACAAGTGGATCTCTCAGCTCCTGAAGCAGTACGAGAAGCAGGCCGGCGTGACCATCGAGGAGTCGCAGTTCCAGTCGGCCGACTACATCGCGAAGTACACGATGGCGTTCGAGGCGAAGAAGCCGCGGTTCGACGTCGTGATGGTCTGGGACTTCTTCCTCCCGCAGATGGTGGCGGGGAAGTACCTCATGCCACTGGACGGGAGCGAGAACCCGAAGATCCGGCTCGCCGACGCCGACCGTCAGGACTTCTTCCCGCAGAGCCTGAAGGGCGTGACGCTCGACGGGCACCTGTATGGGATCCCTGAGAGCCTGGACGCGGGGCTCTTCTACTACCGCAAGGACGTGTATGCCCAGGCCGGCCTGACGCGGCCGCCACGAACGTGGGACGAGCTGGTCGAGTACTCGCAGAAGCTGACCAAGGGCAATCAGTGGGGTTACAGCTTCATCGCGCGCTCGGGATACACCGGCGTCGTGACGTTCTTCGAGTTGCTCCACCAGGCCGGCGGCACGTTCCTGGACGACAAGGGCCTGCCCGCGTTCAACAGCCCGGCGGGCGTGAAAGCCCTCCAGTTCATGGTGGACCTGCGCAACAAGTACAAGGTCGTCCCGCCCGGGGTGAACACCTACGCGAACCCGGAGGTGCACACCGGCTTCCTCAACGGCACCTTCGTTCAAGCCCGGCACTGGCCGTATCTCTTCGGCATGGCGGAGTACGCGGAGCGGTGGGGCATCAAGTCGATGGTCAAGGGGCAGACGGGCATCGCGCGGCTCCCGTACCTCGTCAAGGACCTGAGCAGCTTCAACAACTGGGTGTACGCGATCCCCAGGACCGCCAATAACCCCGAGGCCGGCTGGGAACTGATCAAGTTCCTCACGAGCCGCGAGAGCTGCAACTTCGAGATCCTCTTCGGACTGGACCTGCCCGCGAGGAAATCGGCGTACAAGAACCCTGACATCGAGCGGAGGCTGCCCGGATCGAAGGAGTTCTTCGACCTGATGTACGGCGTCATGGAGACCGCCGTGCCCTACGTGGTCCCGGAGGGCGCGCCGGTCATGGACGCGGTGGGGCGCGAGATGGACCGGGCCCTGCTCGGAAGCGTGAGCGCGAAGGAGGCGCTCGACGCCGCGGCCGCGAAGACGCGGGAGCTCCTCAAGCGGTAAGCGAGGCGCCGAGCCTTGAGGCTCAACGCTAGCCGGGGGGTCGCCTCCGCGGGAAGCCCTCGCGGCCTGGCGCGGGCGACCTTCGGGAGGAGGCTGGCGCGTCGACAGACGACGCTCGCCTACGCGCTTGTCGCGCCCAGCCTCCTGCTGCTGCTCGCCGTGATGGTGTACCCGACGATCTACACGCTCGTCCTGAGCCTCCACACGCGGATCCTCTCGCGGCCGGCGCTGGGCATGCCGTTCGTGGGGCTCGGCAACTACGTCCGCGCCGTCCGCGACCCGCTCTTCAGGGACGTGCTCTCCCAGACCGTCTCCTTCGTCGCCGTGTCGGTGGGGATCGAGCTCGTGCTGGGCCTCGGGCTCGCGCTGCTCCTCCAGCAGGAGTTCCGCTGTCGCAACCTCGTGCGCGGCCTGGTCCTGCTGCCCTGGATGCTGTCGCCGGTAGTCGCCGCCTTCTCGTGGGCCTGGCTGCTGAACGACGCGTACGGGCTGGTCAACTACCTCCTCCGTCAGGCACACCTCATCGCCGGGCCCGTCGCATGGCTCGGCACCGAGGGGCTGGCGATGACGAGCATCGTCCTGGTCGACGTGTGGCGCGAGGTGCCGTTCGTGGGCGTCGTCCTCCTGGCCGGGCTCCAGAGCATCCCCGTCGAGGTGCACGAGGCGGCCCGGATCGACGGCGCCTCGCGGCTGCGCGCGTTCCTGCACGTGACGCTGCCGCTGCTCAAGCCGTCGATCATGATCGCGCTGCTCATGCGCACGATGGTGGCCGTCCGCGTGTTCGAGCTGCCGTTCATCATGACGCGCGGCGGCCCCGGCAGCTCGACCGAGATGCTCGCGACCTACACGTACAAGGAGGCGTTCCAGAACTTCAACATGGGGTACGCGTCGGGCCTCGCCGTGGTGATCCTGCTGGTCTCGCTGGTCATCAGCCTGCTCTACATCCGGCTGATGTACTCTGAGAGCGCGCTTCGATGAGGCGGCGCCGCTGGCTCCCGCGGGTGGCGCTCTACGTGGCGGTGGTCGGCGTCTGCCTCGTCGCGCTCCTGCCGATCGTGTGGACGTTCCTGACGTCGTTCCAGACGCAGGAAGAGGTGTACCGGTACCCGCCGACGATCTTCCCGTCGAGCTTCCACTACCAGAATTACGTCGAGATCTTCGGCACATCCCAGTACCGGACCTTCGCGCTGAACAGCATCGTCGTGACGGTCACCTCCACAACGATCACCATGATCCTGGCGTGCCTGGCGGCCTACGCGTTCTCGACGGTCCGGTTTCGCGGCAACTTCTCGCTCATGTTGTTCGTCCTCGTGACCCGGATGGTCCCCGGCGTGGCGATCGTCGTGCCCCTCTACATTCTGACGCAGCGCCTCGAGATCTACGACACGCGCGGGAACCTGATCCTCCTGTACGTCGTCACCACCCTGCCGCTGGCGATCTGGCTGCTGAAGACGTCGTTCGACGCGGTGCCCCAGTCCCTGCTGGACGCGGCCCGCATCGACGGGTGCTCGGAGATCCGGACCCTCGCGAGCATCTTCCTCCCGGTCGCCGTGCCGGGGCTCG
This genomic interval carries:
- a CDS encoding carbohydrate ABC transporter permease is translated as MRRRRWLPRVALYVAVVGVCLVALLPIVWTFLTSFQTQEEVYRYPPTIFPSSFHYQNYVEIFGTSQYRTFALNSIVVTVTSTTITMILACLAAYAFSTVRFRGNFSLMLFVLVTRMVPGVAIVVPLYILTQRLEIYDTRGNLILLYVVTTLPLAIWLLKTSFDAVPQSLLDAARIDGCSEIRTLASIFLPVAVPGLVTTFIITFLSNWNEFVLAQIFTATAASKTLQVAVAALTGAEYGIHWGNLTALGMAIVVPTLLLAIGIQRYVVSGLISGSMK
- a CDS encoding NAD(P)-binding protein, yielding MSILFTPKRIGGIEIRNRVVMPPMTTRLADADGYVTAASVAYFRARAAGGVGLVTVEMASPERAGRHRARELGIYDDRFLPGLQRLTDAIHAAGAKASIQLGHAGGHTRADICGEPPIAPSAIPHFVFEVTGKTIIPVEMTRERIAQTVRSFIDAAKRARAAGFDCVELHVAHGYLLSQFLCPEENRRSDEYGGSLENRARISLDILQRIKADLPEFPVIFRLNVDDFSPTGLTFPEGLQVAKWAAATGADAIHVTAGHYRSLPSAHMMTPPMTSPEGIFLDYAASVKAEVAVPVIAVGRLGNPLVAIAAVDSGKTDFVALGRSLLADPDWVNKVERNEPVRRCLACNTCVDEMRGGDQLSCLVNPTAARELEFSEARLPTGERICVIGAGPAGLSYASLVADGNQVTVYERESVPGGAFRYAGKAPKFQEVEADEGSLNTYIAELERACRQKGVTFKYGIDVLKTPQALRDFQRVVIATGADYRYGLGPIVRWLLDAGLGKSTIVRWLFSSVRVRNWFYYSARSATGDTHRAPANPGQQVVVIGDAARAGRSQQAIASAFRAAYASQP
- a CDS encoding extracellular solute-binding protein; this translates as MRRDRGARRWSIAAVLLAAIALVAAAATSPSAQEQKKLAVGVVANTSDYKWISQLLKQYEKQAGVTIEESQFQSADYIAKYTMAFEAKKPRFDVVMVWDFFLPQMVAGKYLMPLDGSENPKIRLADADRQDFFPQSLKGVTLDGHLYGIPESLDAGLFYYRKDVYAQAGLTRPPRTWDELVEYSQKLTKGNQWGYSFIARSGYTGVVTFFELLHQAGGTFLDDKGLPAFNSPAGVKALQFMVDLRNKYKVVPPGVNTYANPEVHTGFLNGTFVQARHWPYLFGMAEYAERWGIKSMVKGQTGIARLPYLVKDLSSFNNWVYAIPRTANNPEAGWELIKFLTSRESCNFEILFGLDLPARKSAYKNPDIERRLPGSKEFFDLMYGVMETAVPYVVPEGAPVMDAVGREMDRALLGSVSAKEALDAAAAKTRELLKR
- a CDS encoding transposase, translating into MAMGKRTSEQTPVWIPTTGLPVSPGHPFSTRLNAILDAAGFDRFAEAQCQAFYAPVRGRPSLPPGRYFRLLLLGYFEGLDSERGMAWRAADSLAVRSFVGLGLDTAAPDHSTISRTRRLIDVETHRAVFTWVQERLVAAGLLKGRTVAIDATTLEANAAMRSIGRRDTGESYQDFLTRLAAASGIKTPTREALARLDRRRKKRTSNTEWQSPSDPDAKITKMKDGRTHLAHKAEHAVDLDTGALVAVTLQGADVGDTTSLIETAIMAAEQVEAAAAPTALAELVADRGYHSNQTLVDLGEVGVRSYIAEPDRGRRSWTKVPEAQAPVYGNRRRLGGARGRRLMRRRGEYVERSFAHLYDTGGMRRTHLRGHENILKRLLVHAGAFNLGLLMRKAFGRGTPRGLQGRQFDAGALEITLGTLLDGLWTLRTRFRRLLQPLPPALPTYWTVVPAC
- a CDS encoding dihydrodipicolinate synthase family protein, whose translation is MKRAAIPFRGIIPPMVTPFRADEELDEEGFRREVAFHLGAGVHGLSIGGSTGEGAMMRDDELKRAWTVAKQEIKGRVPLIAGIIRDSTRDAVACGLVAREVGVDALMVTPVHYFKPTDDGMYEFYATLARRTGLPIIIYNVVPINPVSPELLCRLVEIEEVAGIKQSGGDIHALAEMVRLVGQEAVVMSAIDDLLLASFVIGAHGALAGTCALLPRHCVELYDAVAKGDLDGARRLHELMLPLVRETIFGVRNYPAGVKEAINMMGRPVGRTRSPLTAPTAPEKERLRVILKAANLV
- a CDS encoding carboxymuconolactone decarboxylase family protein, translating into MTTRETLRQQGETMRARLHGDRRPPAEIAAGESTPGFRQMMTEAVFGGIWARPGLALADRMICTLAALSLLQRVPQLRQYVAAAVDAELAPRAILEVFVQCGLYGGFPTTETAVAVAHEVFADRGIVVPDEPPRTDTLETLDARGRALLQELHGERGSQGYAAPGNAVTGALYPMAIQYGYGELWFRPGLERRQRMLCAVASFTVLGLESLVKKFGQSALSVGLSRQEVIEAVIQTAPYGGFPRALNALGALSDVFSEVA
- a CDS encoding sugar ABC transporter permease, whose amino-acid sequence is MRLNASRGVASAGSPRGLARATFGRRLARRQTTLAYALVAPSLLLLLAVMVYPTIYTLVLSLHTRILSRPALGMPFVGLGNYVRAVRDPLFRDVLSQTVSFVAVSVGIELVLGLGLALLLQQEFRCRNLVRGLVLLPWMLSPVVAAFSWAWLLNDAYGLVNYLLRQAHLIAGPVAWLGTEGLAMTSIVLVDVWREVPFVGVVLLAGLQSIPVEVHEAARIDGASRLRAFLHVTLPLLKPSIMIALLMRTMVAVRVFELPFIMTRGGPGSSTEMLATYTYKEAFQNFNMGYASGLAVVILLVSLVISLLYIRLMYSESALR